The Spirosoma oryzicola genome window below encodes:
- a CDS encoding glycoside hydrolase family 43 protein, translating to MSLRSILFLVLWSGSLVVPLTTSQAQGPGKRPAPTADQNYRNPILPGDFQNTDVIRVGTTYYYISATKELSPGMLIMVSKDLVNWKPIGHAVNDLTQIHPRYNYDRMEGNSRGIWAGSIRHHNNQFYVYFTDPDYGLFVTTATRPEGPWSTLTPIKKEAGWDDPCPFWDDNGQAYLVMTSFADAYKIRLFRMRNDGKALLDTGTVLYQGKGSEANKLYKINGYYYHFFSEVTAEGRIPFMARARAIQGPYAERRQLIHKAEGEPNQGGLVQTTGGQWYFVTHHGNAYWCGREASLLPVVWQDGCPLWGKPGSDGIGNMVWSAEKPRQTGPIDTVQTSDEFSTATLSPQWEWYFQPRSDKWSLTENRGFLRLYACKPLQSDQITKTTNVLTQRPLRTDKNVVTVKMDISHMVNGQAAGVALFGKKTGRIHVRRSDAGFRFICDQPATSTAIEAIDSRAQYVWFRASWNKAGEAHFSYSTNGQQFEELGQVYQITNFGNYLGAKLGLYTVNDSADSGFVDIDWFHYHTNRP from the coding sequence ATGTCGTTACGAAGCATTCTCTTTCTGGTATTATGGAGCGGTAGTTTGGTCGTACCGCTGACGACGTCCCAAGCCCAGGGACCGGGAAAACGGCCCGCCCCTACCGCCGACCAAAACTACCGCAATCCCATTTTGCCTGGTGATTTTCAAAACACGGACGTTATCCGGGTAGGCACGACATACTACTACATATCGGCGACGAAAGAGTTGTCGCCGGGCATGCTGATTATGGTCTCCAAAGACCTGGTCAACTGGAAACCGATAGGCCACGCGGTCAATGACCTGACGCAGATTCATCCGCGCTATAACTACGACCGGATGGAAGGCAACAGCCGGGGTATCTGGGCCGGCTCGATCCGTCATCATAACAATCAATTTTACGTTTATTTCACCGATCCTGATTACGGCCTGTTCGTCACAACGGCCACCCGCCCCGAAGGCCCCTGGTCGACACTGACCCCTATAAAAAAAGAAGCAGGCTGGGATGACCCCTGTCCGTTCTGGGATGACAACGGTCAGGCTTATCTGGTGATGACCAGCTTTGCCGACGCCTACAAGATTCGTCTGTTCAGAATGCGTAACGATGGTAAAGCCCTGCTTGACACGGGAACGGTGCTTTACCAGGGCAAGGGCAGCGAAGCCAACAAGCTGTACAAAATCAACGGCTACTACTACCATTTTTTCAGTGAAGTGACGGCAGAGGGCCGCATTCCCTTCATGGCCCGTGCCCGCGCGATTCAGGGGCCGTATGCGGAACGTCGCCAACTGATTCACAAAGCCGAAGGCGAACCCAATCAGGGTGGGCTGGTGCAAACCACCGGGGGGCAGTGGTATTTCGTTACGCACCACGGGAACGCCTACTGGTGTGGCCGCGAGGCTAGTTTACTACCCGTAGTCTGGCAGGATGGCTGTCCCCTGTGGGGAAAACCGGGCTCCGACGGCATCGGGAACATGGTCTGGTCCGCCGAAAAGCCACGTCAAACCGGCCCGATCGACACGGTACAGACCAGTGATGAATTTTCGACAGCAACACTATCGCCCCAATGGGAATGGTATTTTCAGCCACGGTCCGACAAATGGTCGCTGACGGAAAACCGCGGTTTTCTGCGTCTGTACGCTTGCAAACCGTTACAGTCCGACCAGATTACCAAGACGACCAACGTACTGACGCAACGCCCGCTACGGACCGACAAAAACGTCGTTACAGTGAAGATGGATATCTCGCATATGGTGAATGGGCAGGCAGCGGGGGTAGCCTTGTTTGGCAAGAAGACGGGCCGTATTCACGTCAGGCGATCAGACGCGGGCTTTCGGTTTATATGTGACCAGCCTGCTACATCAACCGCCATTGAAGCGATCGACTCGCGGGCGCAGTACGTTTGGTTTCGGGCAAGCTGGAACAAAGCCGGCGAAGCGCACTTTTCGTACAGCACCAATGGTCAGCAATTCGAGGAGTTGGGGCAGGTCTATCAGATTACCAATTTCGGCAATTACCTGGGTGCCAAGCTTGGCCTATACACGGTAAACGACAGCGCTGACAGTGGCTTTGTCGACATCGACTGGTTTCACTATCATACCAACCGGCCGTGA
- a CDS encoding TonB-dependent receptor, translating to MNRILVFLPLLISLHVVAQTGTVRGTITTSNGNPAGFVTVRLDKFSTGAVTNATGSYTIENVPGGLHTVTASFVGYNTQTKEITSTDGQIVTVDFVLTEAEANLSEVVVSASRTKESIDEIPSSVAVIGLKTLQDNLDITTNLGSILENRVPGLAPSAGLSSNFGQTLRGRNMLVMVDGVPQSTPLRNGGMDIRALDPSVIERVEVVKGATAIYGNGAAGGLINYFTRNPKTGKFINSHTTIGTSGSLTNKANSMGGRVSQLLYGDKGKLSYVLGGVYEQTGEQKDAAGDVLPPIYGLGETDSYNAFAKIGYQLTNQHKVQATYNVYSSRQTTNYLTVNGDYKNGIKTSAKLGESQGVPQGVRGNHNLNILFTGNTGVANTSYDVSAYYQSVDNVFFYSTAFVDGGVSRVLSKKKGVRLVLNTPLKLSTADASLTYGLDAQRDITSQPLVDGRIWVPEMNMQNMAPFAQARVTFFEKLILKGGLRYEKVRISVDDYNTLPSVNVLSGAVTPSIKVKGGDLAYNPLVFNLGLRYNVSPYFSPYISFSQGFTVSDVGLALRAARVDDVAKINTKAVIVDSYEAGFVSKIGTLRFEAIGYVSESSLGSNSVFQNGSFIVVRAPERIYGLELTADAQLTKNLRAGLNYSYVEGKLDANDDRNYNGPEDEYLPGARIAPPMLTGNINYTLLPNKLNLLLQYTGIMKRNRFAKNSNNSYDYSKGPVKAYNLFSTAINYQFSQSTSLSLGIENLFNEDYYPARSQWTALNDNYIKGSGAAYRLTLHIKM from the coding sequence ATGAATCGAATTTTAGTTTTTCTCCCACTGTTGATTTCACTACATGTCGTAGCCCAAACCGGCACCGTCCGAGGAACCATTACGACATCGAACGGTAACCCTGCCGGGTTTGTAACTGTTCGGCTGGACAAATTCAGTACGGGAGCCGTAACAAATGCAACCGGTAGCTATACGATCGAAAACGTGCCGGGAGGTCTCCATACGGTTACCGCTAGCTTCGTTGGCTACAACACCCAAACAAAGGAGATAACTAGTACAGATGGACAAATCGTTACCGTTGACTTCGTGCTCACCGAGGCAGAAGCTAACTTGTCTGAAGTGGTCGTTTCAGCAAGCAGAACCAAGGAGTCGATTGACGAAATCCCTTCTTCGGTAGCGGTAATAGGCCTTAAAACCTTGCAGGACAATCTTGACATCACGACTAACCTTGGCAGTATACTGGAAAATCGTGTACCGGGCCTTGCGCCAAGTGCTGGATTGAGCAGCAATTTTGGGCAGACACTTCGCGGCCGTAACATGCTGGTGATGGTAGACGGCGTACCACAATCTACACCCTTACGAAACGGGGGCATGGATATCAGAGCTTTAGACCCTTCGGTAATCGAACGAGTTGAAGTAGTAAAAGGAGCCACGGCCATCTATGGAAATGGCGCTGCGGGCGGTTTGATCAACTATTTTACCCGTAATCCTAAAACCGGAAAGTTCATCAATAGCCATACTACTATTGGCACGAGCGGCTCATTGACCAATAAGGCCAACAGTATGGGTGGGCGTGTCAGCCAGCTACTATATGGTGATAAAGGGAAATTGAGTTATGTGCTGGGGGGCGTATATGAGCAAACCGGTGAGCAAAAAGACGCAGCTGGTGACGTATTACCTCCTATCTATGGCCTTGGCGAGACCGATTCATACAACGCTTTCGCAAAAATTGGGTATCAGCTGACGAACCAGCATAAAGTACAAGCTACGTATAACGTTTACAGCAGCAGACAAACGACCAACTATCTCACGGTAAACGGTGATTACAAGAATGGTATTAAGACGTCGGCAAAACTGGGCGAAAGCCAGGGTGTCCCGCAGGGAGTAAGAGGAAATCATAACCTGAACATTTTGTTTACAGGAAATACAGGCGTCGCCAATACCTCCTACGATGTATCGGCCTATTACCAGAGTGTAGACAACGTATTTTTCTATTCGACAGCATTTGTCGATGGCGGTGTGTCCAGGGTTTTGTCCAAAAAAAAGGGCGTTCGACTGGTACTCAATACACCTCTGAAACTATCGACCGCAGATGCCAGCCTAACGTATGGTCTGGACGCCCAACGCGATATTACGTCGCAACCCCTAGTAGATGGACGAATTTGGGTGCCCGAAATGAACATGCAAAACATGGCTCCCTTTGCCCAGGCAAGAGTGACATTTTTTGAAAAGCTGATCCTAAAAGGAGGGCTACGCTACGAAAAAGTACGTATTAGTGTCGATGATTATAACACGCTTCCTTCGGTAAATGTACTATCAGGTGCCGTAACGCCATCTATTAAGGTAAAAGGCGGTGATTTGGCGTATAATCCACTGGTTTTCAATCTAGGACTTCGCTATAATGTCTCTCCCTATTTCTCGCCTTATATCAGTTTCTCGCAAGGGTTTACCGTGTCCGATGTTGGATTGGCGCTTCGTGCTGCCCGAGTAGACGACGTAGCCAAGATCAACACCAAAGCTGTTATTGTTGACAGTTATGAAGCTGGATTTGTCAGTAAGATAGGTACGCTGCGTTTTGAAGCTATTGGTTATGTTAGTGAGTCCAGCCTGGGATCGAACAGCGTATTCCAAAATGGTTCATTTATCGTAGTCCGGGCTCCTGAACGCATTTATGGGCTGGAACTTACGGCCGACGCACAACTAACAAAAAACCTGCGGGCCGGTCTCAATTACAGCTACGTCGAAGGAAAACTGGATGCCAACGACGACAGGAACTACAATGGCCCGGAGGACGAATACCTGCCCGGCGCACGCATAGCCCCGCCCATGCTTACCGGAAATATCAATTATACCCTTTTGCCGAATAAACTGAACCTTTTGCTCCAATATACGGGGATTATGAAACGCAATCGTTTTGCCAAAAACAGCAACAATTCATACGATTATTCAAAAGGTCCCGTCAAGGCGTATAATCTGTTTAGTACCGCCATCAATTACCAGTTTTCCCAGAGCACCTCATTAAGCCTGGGCATAGAAAATCTATTCAATGAAGACTATTATCCAGCGCGTTCGCAATGGACAGCCTTAAATGATAACTACATAAAAGGTAGTGGCGCAGCGTATCGATTAACCCTACATATAAAAATGTAA
- a CDS encoding serine hydrolase, with product MLTHRHFYGSIPVQYLNLCAASGLYSSTGDMRRWAKTVANRQLLSARSWQLDFAPRRKGYGYDWYTGQFGGNPYLRHSGGYPGFMSEFVYYPAEHLTIVLVNNFGNHADSVFPGA from the coding sequence ATGTTGACCCACAGACACTTCTATGGATCGATACCCGTGCAATATTTAAATTTGTGTGCTGCGAGCGGGCTCTACAGCTCGACAGGTGATATGCGACGGTGGGCAAAAACCGTCGCTAACCGGCAGCTGCTGTCGGCCCGTTCCTGGCAGTTGGACTTCGCGCCCCGTCGCAAGGGCTACGGCTATGACTGGTATACTGGCCAATTTGGGGGGAATCCTTACCTGCGTCACAGTGGTGGCTATCCCGGCTTTATGTCGGAATTTGTCTACTATCCAGCGGAACACCTAACGATCGTTTTGGTCAATAATTTCGGCAATCATGCGGATTCCGTCTTTCCCGGTGCGTAA
- a CDS encoding DUF4377 domain-containing protein, with translation MHYSGIDGFAYEEGFEYTLTVNQKQVENPPMDGSSIRHTLVNVVERTKR, from the coding sequence TTGCATTACTCCGGCATTGACGGGTTTGCCTACGAAGAAGGCTTCGAATATACTCTAACGGTCAACCAGAAACAGGTTGAAAATCCGCCGATGGATGGATCCAGCATTCGCCACACGTTAGTGAACGTCGTTGAAAGGACCAAACGCTGA
- a CDS encoding glycoside hydrolase family 43 protein has product MTRLSVISVLVLLSLFGLNARGQQTEQWGDQGNGTYRNPVIPSDFSDLDAIRVSNDYYAISSTMQYSPGMAVLHSKDLVNWELLSHVADDLTRISPDLNWDKMNSYGKGIWAGSIRYYNNKFWVYFGTPDDGFFMSSATNPAGPWEPLHQLWKVQGWDDCCSFRDDDGQLYFIATQFGLDPKNGKKYNIHLFKMTPDGKSLIMESDRIIHQSQGSEANKLYKINGLYYHYFSEVNKEGRVMMMERSKSLHGPWEIRQLNHVNAATDKEPNQGGLMQLPNGEWWFFTHHGTGDWEGRAASLLPVTWVDGWPIVGAVGADGIGNMIWSARKPIISKGTPLRMQTDDAFTSTKLLSQWEWNYQPRSDKWSLTDRRGFLRLHAFRPIDPQNPKKVLLRAGNTITQRSMRTKSNVATVKLDMSGMANGQHAGLTHLSTASYSALGIKQQDGKRYLVYTVNDTDSTGPVIDGKTIWLQSSWGFGGINQYLYSTDGKTFTPIGTKTQLVWGSYRGDRLGIFNYNLTADTGLIDVDAFTYRYASEVSK; this is encoded by the coding sequence ATGACCAGGTTAAGCGTAATTTCAGTGCTGGTGTTGCTGTCGCTTTTCGGGCTGAACGCAAGGGGGCAACAAACGGAACAATGGGGTGATCAGGGAAACGGAACGTACCGCAATCCAGTCATCCCCAGTGATTTCAGTGATCTGGACGCCATTCGCGTCAGTAACGACTATTACGCCATTTCGTCCACCATGCAGTATTCGCCGGGCATGGCGGTGCTGCACTCCAAAGACCTGGTCAACTGGGAGTTGCTCAGTCACGTTGCCGACGATCTCACGCGGATAAGTCCCGACCTCAACTGGGATAAAATGAACAGTTACGGGAAAGGTATATGGGCGGGGTCGATTCGGTATTACAACAATAAGTTCTGGGTGTATTTCGGTACGCCGGATGATGGCTTCTTTATGAGCAGTGCTACCAATCCGGCCGGTCCCTGGGAGCCCCTTCACCAACTCTGGAAAGTGCAGGGCTGGGACGACTGCTGTTCGTTCCGGGATGATGATGGGCAACTTTATTTCATAGCGACCCAGTTTGGGCTTGATCCGAAAAACGGCAAAAAGTACAACATCCACCTGTTCAAGATGACCCCTGACGGAAAGAGCCTGATCATGGAGTCGGATAGAATCATTCACCAGTCGCAGGGAAGTGAGGCTAACAAGCTCTACAAAATCAACGGCCTTTATTACCACTACTTTAGTGAGGTCAACAAGGAAGGGCGGGTAATGATGATGGAGCGGTCCAAAAGCCTACACGGGCCCTGGGAAATCCGCCAACTCAACCACGTCAACGCAGCAACCGACAAAGAACCCAATCAGGGTGGCCTGATGCAATTGCCAAACGGCGAGTGGTGGTTCTTTACCCATCACGGTACCGGCGATTGGGAAGGGCGGGCCGCCAGTTTACTTCCCGTAACCTGGGTTGACGGCTGGCCTATCGTGGGGGCAGTAGGCGCCGACGGCATCGGAAACATGATCTGGTCAGCCAGGAAGCCGATCATCAGTAAAGGCACCCCCTTGCGTATGCAGACCGACGATGCGTTCACCAGTACCAAGTTACTGTCTCAATGGGAGTGGAACTACCAACCCCGGTCCGACAAATGGTCACTGACCGACCGGCGGGGCTTTCTCCGGCTGCACGCCTTTCGGCCAATAGATCCGCAGAATCCGAAAAAAGTATTGCTCCGGGCTGGCAATACGATCACCCAGCGCAGCATGCGCACAAAGTCGAACGTAGCCACCGTCAAACTTGACATGAGCGGCATGGCGAACGGGCAACATGCCGGCCTGACGCATCTGTCGACGGCCAGCTACAGCGCATTGGGCATAAAACAACAGGATGGTAAACGGTACTTGGTTTACACCGTTAACGATACCGATTCGACGGGTCCAGTGATTGATGGGAAAACGATCTGGCTGCAATCGTCCTGGGGTTTCGGCGGCATAAATCAGTATTTGTACAGCACTGACGGTAAAACCTTCACGCCAATAGGAACGAAAACGCAACTCGTCTGGGGCAGTTATCGGGGCGATCGGCTGGGCATTTTCAACTATAACTTAACCGCTGATACCGGTTTGATCGACGTTGACGCTTTCACGTATCGCTACGCTAGTGAAGTGAGTAAATAA
- a CDS encoding tagaturonate reductase, whose product MNMPAHTDLPTSQPWPDDPRTEQLPERVLQFGTGVLLRGLPDYLIDKANRQGVFNGRIVVIKSTSGGDVASFAKQNNRYTLCIRGVANGQTIEENVRCSAISRVLVADHAWPDVLQVAASPDLQLILSNTTEVGIQYVAESIGQGTPTSFPGKLLAVLLARYQAFDGDPDKGLIIVPTELIPKNGETLRTIVRQLAVYNDLEDPFLDWLDSANTYCNSLVDRIVPGKPDQATHQALTEQLGYQDELLIVAESFKLWAIEGDERVKARLSFAQADEGVVIQPDIDLFRELKLRLLNGTHTLSCGVAYLAGCNTVREAMETPDVAAYIDRLMTAELTPGIPYPVDGQAAAQFSQQTQDRFRNPYIEHRWLAITVQYTAKMKLRNVPTLMQYYRTQAQPPLSMAFGFAAYLLFMRGVQLDDGVCYGNRAGERYVIQDSEVTYFANLWAQSSPEQVVATVLRNTALWGENLAELPGFEAAVSAYLLQFLEQGVSETLAMHLSQRLPAVITTV is encoded by the coding sequence ATGAATATGCCAGCACATACCGACCTACCGACAAGCCAGCCCTGGCCCGACGATCCGCGAACAGAGCAACTGCCTGAACGTGTTTTACAATTTGGAACGGGCGTGCTGCTACGCGGACTGCCCGATTACCTGATTGACAAAGCGAACAGACAGGGGGTATTCAACGGCCGGATTGTCGTCATCAAATCGACCAGTGGTGGCGACGTCGCTTCGTTTGCCAAGCAGAACAACCGGTACACCCTGTGCATTCGAGGGGTAGCCAACGGGCAGACAATTGAAGAAAATGTACGCTGTTCGGCCATCAGCCGGGTTTTAGTCGCCGACCACGCCTGGCCGGACGTGCTACAGGTAGCCGCAAGCCCCGATTTGCAGCTAATCCTGTCCAATACAACGGAAGTCGGTATTCAGTATGTGGCGGAGTCTATTGGGCAAGGCACACCAACCTCGTTTCCGGGTAAATTACTGGCCGTATTACTCGCCCGTTACCAAGCATTCGATGGCGATCCAGACAAAGGATTGATTATCGTTCCCACGGAATTGATCCCGAAAAATGGGGAGACATTACGGACCATCGTTCGGCAACTGGCGGTTTACAATGATCTGGAAGATCCATTCCTCGACTGGCTCGATAGCGCCAATACCTACTGCAATTCACTGGTTGATCGCATCGTGCCGGGTAAGCCCGATCAGGCGACACATCAGGCGTTGACGGAGCAACTCGGCTACCAGGATGAGCTGCTGATTGTCGCGGAGTCATTCAAACTCTGGGCGATTGAAGGTGACGAACGGGTTAAAGCCAGACTCTCCTTTGCGCAAGCTGACGAAGGCGTCGTTATTCAGCCCGACATCGATCTGTTTCGGGAGTTGAAGCTCCGGCTCCTGAATGGGACACATACACTAAGCTGTGGCGTGGCCTACCTGGCCGGGTGCAATACCGTTCGGGAAGCCATGGAAACCCCGGACGTCGCGGCTTACATCGATCGATTGATGACGGCAGAACTGACGCCCGGTATCCCGTATCCCGTGGATGGCCAAGCGGCTGCGCAATTCAGCCAGCAGACGCAGGATCGTTTCCGAAACCCCTACATCGAACACCGGTGGCTGGCAATTACCGTGCAATACACGGCGAAAATGAAGCTACGAAACGTGCCGACGCTGATGCAGTACTACCGGACTCAGGCGCAACCACCCCTAAGCATGGCGTTTGGGTTCGCGGCTTACCTGTTGTTCATGCGTGGGGTGCAGCTGGACGATGGCGTTTGCTATGGTAATCGGGCGGGGGAACGCTATGTAATTCAGGATAGCGAAGTCACTTACTTTGCTAACCTGTGGGCACAGTCATCGCCTGAACAGGTCGTCGCAACCGTGTTACGAAATACGGCGCTGTGGGGGGAGAACTTGGCCGAATTGCCTGGCTTTGAGGCCGCTGTCAGTGCCTACCTGCTCCAGTTTCTGGAGCAAGGCGTTTCGGAGACGCTGGCGATGCATCTGAGTCAACGACTACCAGCGGTAATAACCACAGTATGA